In the genome of Delphinus delphis chromosome 15, mDelDel1.2, whole genome shotgun sequence, one region contains:
- the FUS gene encoding RNA-binding protein FUS isoform X1 encodes MASNDYTQQATQSYGAYPTQPGQGYSQQSNQPYGQQSYSGYGQSPDASGYGQSSYGSSYGQTQNTGYGTQSTPQGYGSTGGYGSSQSSQSSYGQQSSYPGYGQQPTPSSASGSYGSSSQSSGYGQPQSGGYGQQSGYGGQQQSYGQQQSYNPPQGYGQQNQYNSSSGGGGGGGGNYGQDQPSMSSSGGGGYGNQDQSGGGGYGGGQQDRGGRGRGGGGGYSRSSGGYEPRGRGGGRGGRGGMGGSDRGGFNKFGGPRDQGSRHDSEQDNSDNNTIFVQGLGENVTIESVADYFKQIGIIKTNKKTGQPMINLYTDRETGKLKGEATVSFDDPPSAKAAIDWFDGKEFSGNPIKVSFATRRADFNRGGGNGRGGRGRGGPMGRGGYGGGGSGGGGRGGFPSGGGGGGGQQRAGDWKCPNPTCENMNFSWRNECNQCKAPKPDGPGGGPGGSHMGGNYGDDRRGGRGGYDRGGYRGRGGDRGGFRGGRGGGDRGGFGPGKMDSRGEHRQDRRERPY; translated from the exons ATGGCCTCAAACG actaTACTCAACAAGCAACCCAAAG TTATGGGGCCTACCCGACCCAGCCTGGGCAGGGCTATTCCCAGCAGAGCAATCAGCCCTATGGACAGCAGAGTTACAGTGGCTACGGCCAGTCACCGGATGCTTCAGGCTATGGCCAGAGCAGCTATGGTAGTTCTTACGGACAGACCCAGAACA CAGGCTATGGCACACAGTCAACTCCCCAGGGATATGGCTCAACTGGTGGCTATGGCAGTAGCCAAAGTTCTCAGTCGTCTTACGGGCAGCAGTCCTCATACCCTGGCTATGGCCAGCAGCCAACTCCTAGCAGCGCCTCGGGAAG tTACGGTAGCAGTTCTCAGAGCAGCGGCTATGGGCAGCCCCAGAGTGGGGGCTATGGCCAGCAGTCTGGCTATGGTGGACAGCAGCAAAGCTATGGACAGCAGCAAAGCTATAATCCCCCTCAGGGCTATGGGCAGCAGAACCAGTACAACAGCAGCagtggaggtggagggggtggTGGAG GTAACTATGGCCAAGATCAGCCCTCCATGAGTAGTAGTGGTGGCGGCGGTTATGGCAATCAGGACCAGAGTGGTGGCGGCGGCTACGGGGGAGGCCAGCAGGACCGTGGGGGCCGTGGccggggcggtggtggtggttaCAGCCGCAGCAGTGGTGGCTATGAACCCAGAGGTCGTGGAGGCGGCCGTGGAGGCAGAGGCGGCATGGG CGGAAGTGACCGTGGTGGCTTCAATAAATTTGGTG GCCCTCGGGACCAAGGATCACGTCATGACTCTG AACAGGATAATTCAGACAACAACACCATCTTCGTGCAAGGCCTGGGCGAGAATGTTACAATTGAGTCTGTAGCTGATTACTTCAAGCAGATTGGTATCATTAAG acaaataagaaaacaggACAGCCCATGATTAATCTGTACACAGACAGGGAAACAGGCAAACTGAAGGGAGAGGCAACAGTGTCGTTTGATGACCCACCTTCTGCTAAAGCAGCTATTGATTGGTTTGATG gtAAAGAATTCTCTGGGAATCCTATCAAGGTCTCATTTGCTACTCGGCGAGCAGACTTCAATCGGGGTGGTGGCAATGGTCGTGGAGGCCGAGGGCGAGGAG GACCCATGGGCCGTGGAGGCTAtggaggtggtggcagtggtggtgggggCCGAGGAGGATTCCCCAgcggtggcggtggcggtggAGGACAGCAGCGAGCAGGGGACTGGAAGTGTCCTAATCC TACGTGTGAGAACATGAACTTCTCTTGGAGGAATGAATGCAACCAGTGTAAGGCCCCTAAACCAGATGGCCCAGGAGGGGGACCAGGAGGCTCTCATATGG gGGGTAACTATGGAGACGATCGTCGTGGTGGCAGAGGAGGCTATGATCGGGGCGGCTACCGAGGCCGAGGCGGGGACCGTGGGGGCTTCCGAGGGGGCCGGGGTGGTGGGGACAGAGGTGGCTTTGGCCCTGGCAAGATGGACTCCAG GGGTGAGCACAGACAGGACCGCAGGGAGAGGCCGTATTAG
- the FUS gene encoding RNA-binding protein FUS isoform X2, with protein MASNDYTQQATQSYGAYPTQPGQGYSQQSNQPYGQQSYSGYGQSPDASGYGQSSYGSSYGQTQNSYGTQSTPQGYGSTGGYGSSQSSQSSYGQQSSYPGYGQQPTPSSASGSYGSSSQSSGYGQPQSGGYGQQSGYGGQQQSYGQQQSYNPPQGYGQQNQYNSSSGGGGGGGGNYGQDQPSMSSSGGGGYGNQDQSGGGGYGGGQQDRGGRGRGGGGGYSRSSGGYEPRGRGGGRGGRGGMGGSDRGGFNKFGGPRDQGSRHDSEQDNSDNNTIFVQGLGENVTIESVADYFKQIGIIKTNKKTGQPMINLYTDRETGKLKGEATVSFDDPPSAKAAIDWFDGKEFSGNPIKVSFATRRADFNRGGGNGRGGRGRGGPMGRGGYGGGGSGGGGRGGFPSGGGGGGGQQRAGDWKCPNPTCENMNFSWRNECNQCKAPKPDGPGGGPGGSHMGGNYGDDRRGGRGGYDRGGYRGRGGDRGGFRGGRGGGDRGGFGPGKMDSRGEHRQDRRERPY; from the exons ATGGCCTCAAACG actaTACTCAACAAGCAACCCAAAG TTATGGGGCCTACCCGACCCAGCCTGGGCAGGGCTATTCCCAGCAGAGCAATCAGCCCTATGGACAGCAGAGTTACAGTGGCTACGGCCAGTCACCGGATGCTTCAGGCTATGGCCAGAGCAGCTATGGTAGTTCTTACGGACAGACCCAGAACA GCTATGGCACACAGTCAACTCCCCAGGGATATGGCTCAACTGGTGGCTATGGCAGTAGCCAAAGTTCTCAGTCGTCTTACGGGCAGCAGTCCTCATACCCTGGCTATGGCCAGCAGCCAACTCCTAGCAGCGCCTCGGGAAG tTACGGTAGCAGTTCTCAGAGCAGCGGCTATGGGCAGCCCCAGAGTGGGGGCTATGGCCAGCAGTCTGGCTATGGTGGACAGCAGCAAAGCTATGGACAGCAGCAAAGCTATAATCCCCCTCAGGGCTATGGGCAGCAGAACCAGTACAACAGCAGCagtggaggtggagggggtggTGGAG GTAACTATGGCCAAGATCAGCCCTCCATGAGTAGTAGTGGTGGCGGCGGTTATGGCAATCAGGACCAGAGTGGTGGCGGCGGCTACGGGGGAGGCCAGCAGGACCGTGGGGGCCGTGGccggggcggtggtggtggttaCAGCCGCAGCAGTGGTGGCTATGAACCCAGAGGTCGTGGAGGCGGCCGTGGAGGCAGAGGCGGCATGGG CGGAAGTGACCGTGGTGGCTTCAATAAATTTGGTG GCCCTCGGGACCAAGGATCACGTCATGACTCTG AACAGGATAATTCAGACAACAACACCATCTTCGTGCAAGGCCTGGGCGAGAATGTTACAATTGAGTCTGTAGCTGATTACTTCAAGCAGATTGGTATCATTAAG acaaataagaaaacaggACAGCCCATGATTAATCTGTACACAGACAGGGAAACAGGCAAACTGAAGGGAGAGGCAACAGTGTCGTTTGATGACCCACCTTCTGCTAAAGCAGCTATTGATTGGTTTGATG gtAAAGAATTCTCTGGGAATCCTATCAAGGTCTCATTTGCTACTCGGCGAGCAGACTTCAATCGGGGTGGTGGCAATGGTCGTGGAGGCCGAGGGCGAGGAG GACCCATGGGCCGTGGAGGCTAtggaggtggtggcagtggtggtgggggCCGAGGAGGATTCCCCAgcggtggcggtggcggtggAGGACAGCAGCGAGCAGGGGACTGGAAGTGTCCTAATCC TACGTGTGAGAACATGAACTTCTCTTGGAGGAATGAATGCAACCAGTGTAAGGCCCCTAAACCAGATGGCCCAGGAGGGGGACCAGGAGGCTCTCATATGG gGGGTAACTATGGAGACGATCGTCGTGGTGGCAGAGGAGGCTATGATCGGGGCGGCTACCGAGGCCGAGGCGGGGACCGTGGGGGCTTCCGAGGGGGCCGGGGTGGTGGGGACAGAGGTGGCTTTGGCCCTGGCAAGATGGACTCCAG GGGTGAGCACAGACAGGACCGCAGGGAGAGGCCGTATTAG